A window from Bufo bufo chromosome 1, aBufBuf1.1, whole genome shotgun sequence encodes these proteins:
- the LOC120993322 gene encoding mucin-6-like, producing the protein MTRTITLLLISLGVLLALVTAKSIPDCTDGKVYTPCRAACRPTCDNPDPACNFMCVPGCLCPNGTVENIWGECVEKDKCRLCSGNTTYSNCANNCIGVVSPPQCLRIACMQGCACKPNYALLPDRKRCVLPQDLPQEGSNK; encoded by the exons ATGACACGAACAATCACATTGCTGCTGATATCCCTAG GTGTGCTCCTTGCTCTGGTAACAGCAAAATCAATACCTG ACTGTACAGATGGCAAAGTATATACTCCTTGTAGGGCCGCCTGTCGACCAACCTGCGATAACCCTGATCCTGCATGCAATTTTATGTGTGTTCCAGGTTGTTTATGCCCAAATGGCACTGTAGAAAATATCTGGGGTGAATGTGTGGAAAAGGATAAGTGCAGACTCTGCAGCGGGAACACAACATATTCCAATTGTGCCAATAACTGCATCGGTGTTGTATCTCCCCCACAATGCCTTAGAATAGCCTGTATGCAAGGCTGTGCATGTAAACCCAACTACGCGCTCCTACCTGACAGAAAGAGATGTGTCCTTCCACAGGATCTTCCACAGGAGGGCTCCAACAAGTAA